The DNA window TTTTTTATCTTTTGAAAATTGCAATAGCTTAGAAGGAGTTGACTTATTAGAATGATATCTTAATACATCAGACGGTTCTATTTGATCACAATATAACTTTGATATCCCAATCATAATTAATTCCTTTCTGTTTCTGTAATATTTAACATCTACCAAAAGAAGGGCTATTTCCTTTCAATTATTAATGGAAATATAGAATTATCCTCCGAAAGAGGTTTTAATGTGATCTCCTGTCATTTTCATCATCTTCTTCAATATAGCCGTTTCTCACAAGTTTTTTTAAAGTCTTGGCAACAGTTGTCTTATCTCCCACCATTTTTTAGCCAGAGATTCTGATTGATTCCTCTATTTTTATATACCTCTATCACTATTGAAAACTGACCATTTCCCAATTGGTAATCATTCAGATGAAAATCTAGAAATTTTATTATATTTTAGATGAGTAGTCAACTAATTCCCTTTTTTAAAAAAGCTTGTTTTTTTAGTACAAAGTTGATAAAATTGTGGGACACTTTAAACACCAATAGGGGAAGTCGTTTAAAATAATATTCACGTTAATTCATAAAGGGGGAAATTATGTCTGAAAAATTAATTAGTCACGGAACAGCTGAGGTATGCGATCTTTACTGGAAGGATATCCAGGTATTCCAGCCTATGCTTTTCAAATCCTACGGAGGCAAGATCCGTTGTAGCGGGGAGGTTGTGACAGTCTCCTTAGATGAGGACAACTCTACATTGAAAACATTACTTCAGAGCCCGGGAAATGGCCGTATTGCAGTAGCAAAGGTCAAAGGGAATTTTTGTGCCGTAGTGGGAGACAACCTTTGCAAGTTCGCCATAGACAATGGATGGGGCGGAATAATTATAGAGGGTTTTGTTAGGGATACCCATATGCTGAAAACTATGCCAATGGTCGTATTAGCACTAGGAACTTATCCTCTCAGGAGCAGTAAAAAATCAGAAGGGACAGTGGGAGAAACACTAGATATAGCAGGAGTCAAAGTTGCCCATACCTCATATATCTACATAGATGAAGACGGGATTGTCCTTTCAAAAGAAAAATTTTCTGATATTAATTTTGTAAAATAGTTTACAGATAACTTTTGATTAAAAAATCAGTCTATACCTGGAAATAATTCGGTACAGACTGATTTTATTTTACACTCCATAAAGCCAGTGGATATAATCATTTCCTGCCTTTGTTTTAAAGTATTTCTCTTTAATGGAGGCGGCAGTTTCTGAGTTCATATTATCCTCATATATATTTACAAGGACATCTGCCCCTATAAATATCTCAAAATGAAATTCGTCTATCTTATCATAGCTACGATGATTTCCTATAATAATATTTTAAAAAGATCTTCTACGTTATCAGCCTGAAAATCGGGAGATGCCGTATCTATCTCTCCTGGGTCTGCAAAACCGTATTTTACTCCTATAGAGGAGATGCCATTTTCTCTGGCACCATCTATATCAAACTTTCTGTCCCCCACCATAACAATTTTTTCCTTTGGAATCTCCGAAAACCTTTTCAGTGTCTCAGTTATTATCTGATTTTTATGGGAAAAACTATTGTCTAAGCTGCTTCCTATTATCTCATCAAAATACTGACTCAGAAGAAAATGATCCAGTATATTTTCAGAAAAATGCTGGGGTTTGGACGTTGCCACTGCAAGTCTTATCCCTGCATTTTTAAGTGCAGACAAAAGAGTGTTTATATTGTGAAAGGGAACATTTTCATAGAGCCCCTTCTCTGAATATCTCTCCCTGAAAAGTTTTACAGCCTTTTCTGAATCACTCTTAGAAAATTTATAATAATCCATAAAAGAATCCATAAGCGGCGGCCCTATAAAATGTTCTAGTTCTTGTAATGGGGGAGCTTTTAAACCCATCTCACTGAGGGCGTGGCTAATGGACCTTGTGATCCCCTCTCTCGAATCAGTAAGAGTCCCGTCTAGATCAAAAATAACCAGGTCAAATTTTTTCATATATTCTCCTTCTTTTCTGAAAGTATGATCAAATAATTAAATCAGAGTCAATTATCTATAAGATTAGTACCTAATAAAAAACAACCCTTTTTAAGGGGCTGTTAATCA is part of the uncultured Ilyobacter sp. genome and encodes:
- the rraA gene encoding ribonuclease E activity regulator RraA; the protein is MSEKLISHGTAEVCDLYWKDIQVFQPMLFKSYGGKIRCSGEVVTVSLDEDNSTLKTLLQSPGNGRIAVAKVKGNFCAVVGDNLCKFAIDNGWGGIIIEGFVRDTHMLKTMPMVVLALGTYPLRSSKKSEGTVGETLDIAGVKVAHTSYIYIDEDGIVLSKEKFSDINFVK
- a CDS encoding HAD hydrolase-like protein, whose translation is MKKFDLVIFDLDGTLTDSREGITRSISHALSEMGLKAPPLQELEHFIGPPLMDSFMDYYKFSKSDSEKAVKLFRERYSEKGLYENVPFHNINTLLSALKNAGIRLAVATSKPQHFSENILDHFLLSQYFDEIIGSSLDNSFSHKNQIITETLKRFSEIPKEKIVMVGDRKFDIDGARENGISSIGVKYGFADPGEIDTASPDFQADNVEDLFKILL